In Edaphobacter paludis, a single window of DNA contains:
- a CDS encoding SRPBCC domain-containing protein — MSQESTSNSAQSPRTLVMERVFPHPPEKLWRALTESPLLAQWMMNNDFEPVVGRKFQFRADPMPNWDGVVDCEVLIVDPLQRLSYNWGVGGSESGLQWVVLFTLTPAEGGTHVRMEQSGFRPDQQAAYQGANYGWQKFFGGLEGVLGGLE; from the coding sequence ATGAGCCAAGAATCGACGAGCAATTCAGCACAGAGTCCCCGTACCCTTGTGATGGAGAGGGTATTCCCACACCCACCAGAGAAGCTGTGGCGAGCGCTTACGGAGAGCCCGCTGCTCGCGCAGTGGATGATGAACAACGACTTCGAACCGGTGGTCGGGCGGAAGTTCCAATTCCGGGCAGACCCGATGCCGAACTGGGATGGTGTTGTCGACTGCGAGGTGCTGATCGTCGACCCGTTGCAACGTCTGTCCTATAACTGGGGCGTTGGAGGAAGCGAATCCGGGCTTCAATGGGTGGTGCTCTTTACGTTGACTCCAGCGGAGGGAGGCACTCACGTTCGCATGGAGCAGTCCGGCTTCCGTCCCGATCAGCAGGCAGCGTATCAGGGTGCAAATTACGGCTGGCAGAAGTTCTTCGGTGGTCTGGAAGGTGTGCTCGGGGGGTTG
- a CDS encoding metalloregulator ArsR/SmtB family transcription factor has product MAMVLRVKPSDANHVFRALADPTRRAIFEELSRQGEQTVHALTRYAGVSQPAVSKHLTVLKRAKLVRHRRKGRETHYCVQPDALAPMVDWLNVYGAFWRDRFDQLEALLERMKP; this is encoded by the coding sequence ATGGCTATGGTTTTGCGTGTGAAGCCCTCTGATGCCAATCACGTCTTCCGTGCTCTTGCCGATCCGACTCGCAGGGCTATCTTCGAGGAGCTGAGCCGGCAAGGCGAACAGACCGTCCACGCCTTGACTCGCTATGCGGGCGTATCTCAGCCTGCTGTCTCCAAGCACCTGACGGTGCTGAAGCGAGCGAAGCTGGTACGGCATCGCCGCAAGGGACGGGAAACTCACTATTGCGTGCAGCCCGATGCGCTGGCGCCGATGGTGGATTGGCTCAATGTCTACGGCGCCTTCTGGCGTGACCGGTTTGACCAACTTGAAGCCCTTTTGGAAAGGATGAAGCCATGA